In a single window of the Pseudomonas sp. B21-015 genome:
- a CDS encoding asparaginase, with product MNSSTFPAAQHVMVLYTGGTIGMQASAHGLAPASGFEARMRDYLHGQPELVVPQWRFREMSPLIDSANMTPAYWQQLREAVVDAVDVQGCDSVLILHGTDTLAYSAAAMSFQLLGLHARVVFTGSMLPAGVTDSDAWENLSGALVALGQGLAPGVHLYFHGELLDPTRCAKVRSFGRHPFKRLERQGGGVKATSVPAQLNYNQPNQLAKVAVLPLFPGIGAEQLDGLLNSGIQGLVLECYGSGTGPSDNPEFLASLERARDKGVVVVAVTQCHEGGVHLDVYEAGSRLRDAGVLSGGGMTREAALGKLRALLGAGLETAEVRRLAELDLCGELI from the coding sequence ATGAATTCCTCGACTTTTCCTGCTGCCCAGCACGTCATGGTGCTCTACACCGGTGGCACCATCGGTATGCAAGCCAGTGCCCACGGCCTGGCTCCGGCGTCCGGTTTCGAAGCGCGGATGCGCGACTACCTGCACGGCCAGCCTGAGCTGGTGGTGCCGCAGTGGCGCTTTCGCGAGATGTCGCCGCTGATCGACAGCGCCAACATGACACCGGCGTACTGGCAGCAACTGCGTGAAGCGGTGGTCGACGCCGTCGATGTCCAGGGCTGCGACAGCGTGTTGATCCTGCATGGCACCGACACCCTGGCCTACAGCGCCGCGGCCATGAGCTTTCAATTGCTCGGCCTGCATGCCCGCGTGGTGTTCACCGGCTCGATGTTACCGGCCGGTGTGACCGACAGCGATGCCTGGGAAAACCTCAGCGGTGCGTTGGTTGCCCTTGGTCAAGGCCTGGCGCCGGGGGTTCATCTGTACTTCCACGGCGAGCTGCTCGACCCGACTCGTTGCGCGAAGGTTCGCAGTTTCGGTCGTCATCCGTTCAAGCGGCTGGAGCGCCAGGGCGGCGGTGTGAAGGCGACTTCCGTGCCGGCGCAGCTGAACTACAACCAACCCAATCAACTGGCGAAAGTCGCGGTACTGCCACTGTTCCCCGGCATCGGCGCCGAGCAGCTCGATGGCCTGCTCAACAGCGGTATTCAGGGTCTGGTGCTGGAATGTTATGGCAGTGGTACCGGGCCAAGCGACAACCCCGAGTTTCTCGCCAGCCTGGAACGGGCGCGAGACAAAGGCGTGGTGGTGGTCGCGGTCACGCAATGCCATGAAGGTGGAGTGCATCTCGACGTGTACGAGGCCGGTAGCCGCTTGCGTGATGCCGGTGTGTTGTCCGGTGGCGGCATGACCCGCGAGGCGGCGCTCGGCAAGTTGCGTGCGCTGCTGGGTGCGGGGCTTGAAACTGCTGAAGTTCGGCGGCTGGCTGAACTCGACCTGTGCGGCGAACTTATCTGA
- a CDS encoding PLP-dependent aminotransferase family protein — protein sequence MSNTPLPSSFNPAGIELDRRQGLSRQLYQALRVRVLDGRLASGTRLPASRDLAAALSISRNSVVRAYDQLYAEGFIEGRVGDGTYVAQLPQAAWPVKKLSTKVSTGFSTGLPTALSTNWLDLPVVSSSKVIHSDALGRVEKNHLAVPPGGPPRAFRVGVPAFDLFPFEVWAKLSAAFWRKPDLQQLCYGDPAGDERLRGLIAAYLRSSRGMQCSAEQIVITSGAQQGISLCAQLLVEPGDGVGIENPGYRAAGHAFAVAGARLHGVAVDSEGIDCTELAGLSDCRLAYVTPSHQYPTGVVMSLARRLELLAWAERTQGWIVEDDYDGEYRYSGAPLAPLAALDRQGRVLYVGTFGKVAFPALRLGYLVLPPGLVEAFSQRRAVDVRHSEVSTQAVMAEFMAAGHFQRHIRRMRRAALSRRNVLLNGWPVDIPGVAKLPSVAAGLHLTVRVDSVARERELIEQATSVGVEVNGLSSYWLPDTTLPEDQRAGLVLGFAAVPEAAIESALARLKEVWSPA from the coding sequence ATGTCGAATACGCCGCTTCCCTCGTCGTTCAATCCGGCCGGTATCGAACTCGATCGCCGTCAGGGCCTGAGCCGTCAGCTCTATCAAGCGCTGCGGGTACGCGTGCTCGACGGGCGATTGGCCAGCGGCACACGACTGCCGGCCAGTCGCGATCTGGCGGCGGCGTTATCGATTTCCCGCAACAGCGTGGTCCGGGCCTACGATCAGCTTTACGCTGAAGGCTTCATCGAGGGGCGTGTGGGCGATGGGACTTACGTCGCGCAATTGCCTCAAGCCGCGTGGCCGGTGAAAAAATTATCCACAAAAGTATCCACAGGGTTTTCAACAGGGTTACCCACAGCCTTATCCACAAATTGGCTGGATTTGCCTGTGGTTTCATCCAGTAAAGTTATCCACAGCGACGCTTTGGGACGCGTTGAAAAGAATCATTTGGCCGTGCCGCCGGGTGGTCCACCGCGCGCATTCAGGGTCGGTGTGCCGGCGTTCGATCTGTTTCCTTTCGAGGTCTGGGCCAAGCTGAGCGCGGCTTTCTGGCGTAAGCCGGATTTACAGCAACTGTGTTATGGCGATCCGGCAGGCGATGAGCGCTTGCGCGGGCTGATTGCTGCTTATTTGCGCAGTTCGCGCGGCATGCAGTGCTCGGCTGAGCAAATAGTGATCACCAGTGGCGCACAACAGGGGATTAGCCTTTGTGCACAGTTGCTGGTGGAGCCTGGCGATGGGGTGGGCATTGAAAATCCGGGGTATCGAGCGGCGGGTCATGCGTTCGCTGTAGCTGGCGCGCGATTGCACGGGGTAGCGGTGGACAGTGAGGGCATTGATTGCACCGAATTGGCGGGGCTCAGCGATTGTCGATTGGCTTACGTCACGCCGTCGCATCAGTACCCGACCGGAGTGGTCATGAGTCTGGCGCGACGCCTTGAATTATTGGCCTGGGCCGAACGCACCCAAGGCTGGATCGTCGAGGATGACTACGATGGCGAATACCGTTACAGCGGCGCACCGCTGGCGCCGTTGGCTGCACTGGATCGGCAGGGGCGAGTGCTGTATGTCGGAACCTTCGGAAAGGTCGCATTCCCAGCGTTAAGACTGGGTTATCTGGTGTTGCCGCCCGGGTTGGTTGAGGCTTTCTCCCAGCGTCGTGCGGTGGACGTGCGGCATTCGGAGGTCAGCACTCAAGCGGTAATGGCTGAGTTCATGGCGGCCGGGCACTTCCAGCGACACATCCGGCGTATGCGCCGTGCTGCGTTGAGTCGGCGTAACGTCTTGCTCAATGGTTGGCCTGTGGATATCCCGGGCGTCGCTAAGCTGCCCAGTGTGGCGGCCGGTTTGCACCTGACGGTACGTGTCGACAGCGTGGCCCGTGAGCGCGAATTGATCGAACAAGCCACCAGCGTCGGGGTGGAGGTCAATGGACTGAGCAGTTATTGGCTGCCAGACACGACGCTTCCCGAGGACCAGCGAGCGGGGCTGGTCCTGGGGTTCGCCGCAGTGCCGGAGGCGGCGATCGAATCGGCACTGGCGAGGCTCAAAGAGGTCTGGAGCCCGGCGTGA
- a CDS encoding GNAT family N-acetyltransferase: protein MSQIDIRQVTADDHAAWLPLWQAYLHFYNTELPDTVTQSTWQRLLDPNEPTHGALAWADGKAVGMVHFIYHRSNWSIENSCYLQDLLVTPETRGNGVGRQLIEFVYTTAKADGCCEVHWLTHETNATAIQLYERIAERPGFIQFCKAL, encoded by the coding sequence ATGAGTCAGATCGACATCCGCCAGGTCACCGCCGACGATCACGCTGCCTGGCTGCCGTTGTGGCAAGCCTATTTGCACTTCTACAACACCGAACTGCCCGATACCGTGACCCAAAGCACCTGGCAACGCCTGCTCGACCCGAACGAACCTACCCACGGGGCGCTGGCCTGGGCCGATGGTAAAGCGGTGGGCATGGTGCATTTCATCTATCACCGCTCGAACTGGAGCATCGAAAACTCCTGCTACCTGCAAGACTTGCTGGTGACGCCCGAAACCCGCGGCAACGGTGTCGGTCGGCAACTGATTGAGTTCGTCTACACCACGGCCAAGGCCGACGGGTGCTGCGAGGTCCATTGGCTGACCCATGAAACCAACGCCACCGCGATCCAGCTCTATGAGCGCATCGCCGAACGGCCTGGTTTCATCCAGTTTTGCAAAGCCCTTTAA
- a CDS encoding ABC transporter substrate-binding protein, whose protein sequence is MKFQPLLALGLTILAASTQALAGVTLDRIEQKKELVGVLMESYPPFSFLNDKNQLDGFDVDVAKAVADKLGVKLRLETPSWDVIAAGRWSGRYDICICSMTPSKARAEVFDFPVEYYASPAVIVVNAKDDSIHSAKDLSGKKVGLTSASSYESYLNKNLVIEGAEDTQLQYPFENVQIAPYDTDNVAFQDLGLGAGVRLDAILTNLVTAQPRLNEDKRFKLAGEPLYSEPNSVAIEKGDAQWDAKVRDVFAQLKQDGTLSKLSQKWIGADISK, encoded by the coding sequence GTGAAATTTCAACCGCTGCTGGCCCTGGGCCTGACGATTCTAGCTGCCTCCACCCAAGCCTTGGCGGGTGTCACCCTGGATCGCATCGAGCAAAAGAAAGAATTGGTGGGTGTGTTGATGGAAAGCTATCCGCCCTTCTCGTTTCTCAACGACAAAAACCAGCTCGACGGTTTCGACGTCGACGTGGCCAAGGCCGTGGCGGACAAGCTGGGGGTCAAGCTGCGCCTTGAAACGCCGTCCTGGGATGTGATCGCCGCCGGTCGCTGGAGCGGGCGTTATGACATCTGCATCTGCTCCATGACCCCGAGTAAGGCTCGCGCCGAAGTCTTCGATTTTCCGGTCGAGTACTACGCCTCCCCTGCCGTGATCGTGGTCAATGCCAAAGACGACAGCATCCACAGCGCCAAGGACCTGAGCGGCAAAAAAGTCGGCCTCACCAGCGCCTCCAGCTATGAAAGCTACCTGAACAAAAACCTGGTGATCGAAGGCGCTGAAGATACCCAATTGCAGTACCCCTTCGAGAACGTGCAAATCGCCCCGTATGACACCGACAACGTGGCATTCCAGGATTTGGGCCTGGGCGCCGGCGTGCGTCTGGACGCTATTCTCACCAACCTGGTGACCGCGCAACCGCGCCTGAACGAAGACAAACGCTTCAAGCTCGCCGGTGAGCCGTTATACTCGGAGCCAAACTCGGTGGCCATCGAAAAGGGCGACGCCCAGTGGGACGCCAAAGTACGTGATGTGTTTGCCCAGTTGAAACAGGACGGCACCTTGAGCAAGCTATCGCAAAAATGGATCGGCGCCGACATCAGTAAATGA
- a CDS encoding LysR substrate-binding domain-containing protein, translating into MNLESKWLEDFSALAATRSFSQAAERRFVTQPAFSRRIRSLEAALGLTLVNRSRTPVELTAAGQLFLVTARTVVEQLGEVLRHLHHLEGGQGEVMQVAAAHSLALGFFPRWIAQLRNEGLNIATRLVATNVGDAVHALREGGCDLMLAFYDPDAAMQMDPEIFPSLHLGDTEMLPVCAADADGKPLFDLEGETSVPLLAYSAGAFLGRSVNMLLRQRALRFTTIYETAMADSLKSMALEGLGIAWVPHLSVRAELARGELVVCGGPQWHVPLEIRLYRCALVRKANVRLLWRKLEGSVAQTTTGS; encoded by the coding sequence ATGAATCTGGAAAGCAAATGGCTCGAGGACTTCAGTGCTCTGGCCGCTACCCGCAGCTTCTCCCAGGCGGCTGAAAGACGCTTCGTAACTCAGCCGGCATTCAGCCGGCGGATCCGCAGCCTTGAAGCCGCGCTGGGGCTGACCCTGGTCAATCGTTCCCGCACCCCGGTCGAGTTGACGGCGGCGGGGCAGCTGTTTCTCGTCACCGCGCGAACCGTGGTCGAGCAGTTGGGTGAAGTGCTGCGTCACCTTCATCATCTGGAAGGCGGGCAGGGCGAGGTGATGCAAGTCGCCGCCGCGCACTCCCTGGCGCTGGGTTTTTTTCCGCGCTGGATTGCGCAATTGCGCAACGAAGGGTTGAACATCGCCACGCGACTGGTGGCCACCAACGTAGGCGATGCAGTGCATGCGCTGCGTGAAGGCGGCTGTGATCTGATGCTGGCTTTTTACGATCCGGACGCAGCGATGCAAATGGACCCGGAAATTTTCCCGTCACTGCATCTGGGGGACACCGAAATGCTCCCGGTCTGCGCCGCGGACGCTGACGGCAAGCCATTGTTCGATCTGGAGGGCGAAACCAGTGTGCCGCTGTTGGCCTACAGCGCTGGTGCGTTTCTCGGGCGTTCGGTCAACATGTTGTTGCGCCAGCGAGCCCTGCGATTCACCACAATTTATGAAACCGCCATGGCCGACAGTCTGAAAAGCATGGCGCTGGAAGGTTTGGGAATTGCCTGGGTGCCGCATCTGAGCGTGCGCGCCGAACTGGCTCGCGGCGAGCTGGTCGTCTGCGGTGGCCCGCAATGGCATGTGCCGCTGGAGATTCGCCTGTATCGCTGCGCGCTGGTGCGCAAGGCGAACGTGCGGTTGCTCTGGCGCAAACTTGAGGGCAGCGTAGCCCAAACCACCACCGGCTCTTGA
- a CDS encoding sodium:alanine symporter family protein produces the protein MLEVINDFLSGKVLIVLIVGLGSYFTIRSRFVQFRHFFHMFAVFRDSLRSSSEQLSSFQALMLSLAGRVGAGNIAGVGIAVTLGGPGAVFWMWVTALVGMSSSFFECSLGQLYKRCDSEGQFRGGPSYYIQHGLQKRWLGMIMAFLLLITFGFAFNGLQAHAVTHSLNNAFGFDTTYTGLALAVLLGLVFIGGIKRIAKVADLLVPVKTLVYIGVTIYVIVLQFDHVPGMLITIVKSAFGLDQAFGGLIGSAIVMGVKRGVFANEAGLGSAPNVAAVASVEHPVAQGVVQAFSVFLDTFVICTCTALLILLSGFYTPGFEGDGIALTQNSLAAVVGEWGRMFISVALALFVFTSILYNYYLGENNLRFLIGENRKALIGYRALVLALIFWGAIENLNTVFAFADITMTLLAFVNLIALFLLFKVGMRILRDYDDQRAAGIKTPVFDSSKFPDLDLDLKAWPANPPAAAPQAQPQPEGVTAAQR, from the coding sequence ATGCTCGAAGTCATCAACGACTTCCTCTCAGGGAAAGTACTGATCGTGCTCATTGTCGGGCTCGGTAGCTACTTCACGATCCGCTCGCGTTTCGTTCAGTTCCGTCATTTCTTTCACATGTTCGCGGTGTTCCGTGACAGTCTGCGCAGCAGCTCCGAACAACTCAGCTCGTTCCAGGCCCTGATGCTCAGCCTCGCCGGCCGCGTCGGTGCGGGTAACATCGCGGGTGTCGGCATCGCCGTGACCCTCGGCGGCCCCGGTGCGGTGTTCTGGATGTGGGTGACCGCACTGGTCGGCATGTCCAGCAGCTTCTTCGAATGCTCCCTCGGCCAGCTCTACAAGCGCTGCGACTCCGAAGGCCAATTCCGTGGCGGCCCGTCCTACTACATCCAGCACGGCCTGCAGAAACGCTGGTTGGGCATGATCATGGCGTTCCTGCTGCTGATCACCTTCGGCTTCGCTTTCAACGGCCTGCAAGCCCACGCCGTGACCCACTCGCTGAACAACGCGTTCGGCTTCGACACCACTTACACCGGGCTGGCCCTGGCGGTGTTGCTGGGTCTGGTGTTCATCGGCGGGATCAAGCGGATCGCCAAGGTCGCTGACCTGCTGGTACCGGTGAAAACCCTGGTGTACATCGGCGTGACCATCTACGTGATCGTGCTGCAGTTCGACCACGTTCCGGGCATGTTGATCACCATCGTCAAAAGCGCCTTCGGTCTGGACCAGGCGTTCGGCGGCCTGATCGGCAGCGCCATCGTCATGGGCGTGAAGCGCGGCGTGTTCGCCAACGAAGCAGGCCTGGGCAGTGCGCCGAACGTGGCCGCTGTGGCCTCGGTCGAGCACCCGGTCGCGCAAGGCGTGGTTCAAGCGTTCAGCGTGTTCCTCGACACCTTCGTGATCTGCACCTGCACCGCGTTGCTGATCCTGCTGTCGGGCTTCTACACTCCGGGCTTCGAAGGCGACGGCATTGCCCTGACCCAGAACTCCCTGGCTGCCGTGGTCGGTGAATGGGGCCGGATGTTCATTTCCGTAGCCCTGGCGTTGTTCGTGTTCACCTCGATTCTCTACAACTACTACCTGGGCGAGAACAACCTGCGCTTCCTGATCGGTGAAAACCGCAAGGCGCTGATTGGCTATCGCGCGCTGGTATTGGCACTGATTTTCTGGGGTGCCATCGAGAACTTGAACACGGTGTTCGCGTTCGCCGACATCACCATGACCCTGCTGGCGTTCGTGAACCTGATCGCGCTGTTCCTGCTGTTCAAGGTTGGCATGCGCATCCTGCGTGACTACGACGACCAGCGTGCCGCCGGTATCAAGACCCCGGTGTTCGATTCGAGCAAATTCCCGGATCTGGACCTGGACCTGAAAGCCTGGCCAGCCAATCCGCCAGCTGCTGCGCCTCAGGCACAGCCTCAGCCGGAAGGCGTGACCGCAGCGCAACGCTGA
- a CDS encoding GNAT family N-acetyltransferase yields the protein MSTSLADWKGVPPPSIQLIEGRFIRLEKLDPARHADGLWKALEGPGSDPKLWDYLPYGPFPERSAFNDWLNNHAANSDPYFFTVIDRASGDVQGILSLMSIVPSQGRIEIGHVTFGAPMQRSPKSTEAVYLLARESFALGYRRLEWKCNNGNARSKYAAERLGFSFEGVFRQHMVVKGQNRDTAWYSILDSEWPAIGAGFERWLSDENQTESGQVKTLVECRQ from the coding sequence ATGTCGACTTCACTCGCGGACTGGAAAGGTGTTCCGCCACCCTCGATTCAACTGATCGAAGGGCGTTTCATCCGCCTGGAAAAACTTGACCCGGCGCGTCACGCCGACGGCTTGTGGAAAGCCCTCGAAGGCCCGGGCTCAGATCCGAAACTCTGGGACTATTTGCCCTATGGTCCTTTCCCGGAGCGCAGCGCGTTCAACGATTGGCTGAACAACCATGCGGCCAACAGTGACCCGTATTTCTTCACGGTGATCGACCGCGCCAGCGGCGATGTGCAAGGCATCCTCAGCCTGATGTCGATTGTCCCTTCCCAGGGCCGCATCGAAATCGGCCATGTGACCTTCGGCGCGCCGATGCAACGTTCACCAAAAAGTACCGAGGCGGTTTACCTGCTGGCCAGGGAATCCTTTGCCTTGGGTTATCGGCGCCTGGAATGGAAGTGCAACAACGGCAATGCCCGTTCCAAGTATGCGGCGGAGCGGTTGGGGTTCAGTTTCGAAGGGGTGTTCCGTCAGCACATGGTGGTCAAGGGTCAGAACCGTGACACGGCGTGGTATTCGATTCTGGATTCGGAATGGCCGGCGATTGGCGCAGGGTTCGAGCGGTGGCTGTCCGATGAGAACCAGACGGAATCGGGGCAGGTGAAAACTCTGGTTGAGTGCCGCCAGTAA
- a CDS encoding homocysteine S-methyltransferase family protein, translating to MGAGSTVILDGGMGRELQRRGAPFKQPEWSALALSEAPQAVEAVHAAYIESGANVITSNSYAVVPFHIGEERFAAEGQALAALAGELARRAVDAAGKPVRVAGSLPPLFGSYRPDLFDAARVTELLAPLVNGLAPHVDLWLAETQSSIIEARAIHAGLPKDGKPFWLSFTLKDEDTDEVPRLRSGEPVAEAAVVAAELGVETLLFNCSQPEVIGAAIDAARETFERLGVKIHIGAYANAFPPQPKEATANDGLDPLREDLDPPGYLQWAADWRKRGASHLGGCCGIGPEHIAVLAQKLA from the coding sequence ATGGGCGCAGGCAGCACGGTAATTCTGGATGGCGGCATGGGTCGGGAGCTGCAACGCCGAGGGGCGCCGTTCAAGCAGCCCGAGTGGTCGGCACTGGCCCTGAGCGAGGCGCCGCAAGCCGTAGAGGCGGTGCACGCGGCTTATATTGAAAGCGGTGCCAACGTGATCACCAGCAACAGTTACGCAGTGGTGCCGTTCCATATTGGCGAAGAGCGTTTTGCCGCTGAGGGGCAGGCGCTTGCAGCGTTGGCCGGTGAACTGGCCCGTCGTGCGGTCGATGCGGCGGGTAAACCGGTGCGTGTGGCCGGTTCATTGCCACCCTTGTTCGGCTCCTATCGTCCGGACCTGTTCGACGCTGCTCGCGTAACTGAACTGCTGGCGCCCCTGGTCAATGGACTGGCGCCTCATGTCGACTTGTGGCTGGCCGAAACCCAGAGTTCGATCATCGAGGCGCGGGCGATCCATGCGGGTCTGCCGAAGGACGGCAAGCCGTTCTGGTTGTCGTTTACCTTGAAGGATGAAGACACCGACGAAGTGCCGCGATTGCGTTCCGGTGAACCCGTGGCTGAGGCCGCCGTGGTGGCGGCTGAGTTGGGTGTCGAGACCTTGCTGTTCAACTGCAGCCAGCCAGAGGTGATCGGCGCGGCGATTGATGCGGCGCGGGAAACCTTCGAACGCTTAGGGGTGAAGATTCACATCGGCGCGTACGCCAATGCCTTCCCGCCGCAGCCGAAAGAGGCCACGGCCAATGACGGCCTGGACCCGTTGCGCGAGGATCTCGACCCGCCGGGTTATCTGCAGTGGGCAGCCGACTGGCGCAAGCGCGGGGCCAGCCATTTGGGCGGGTGCTGCGGGATCGGGCCGGAGCATATTGCGGTGCTCGCCCAGAAACTGGCGTGA
- a CDS encoding amino acid ABC transporter permease, with protein sequence MTSFPKPPQPPQPVAESLLQRIFGFRTRLYLTWAAMFGLFASFFLSFDLKFSIILDKLPNLIGLHLAPNGFLQGAALTLFLCLCSIVASSLLGFITALARLSKSAVAFGIASFYASFFRGTPLLIQILLIYLGLPQLGVVPGAIAAGIIALSLNYGAYLSEIFRAGILGVPHGQREASLALGMRETVIFWRVTLPQAMRTIIPPTTNQFISMLKDSSLISVMGVWEVMFLAQSYGRSSYRYIEMLTTAAIIYWLMSIGLELIQARMERHYGKAYLSRSQV encoded by the coding sequence ATGACTTCTTTCCCCAAACCACCTCAGCCACCGCAACCGGTGGCTGAGTCGTTGTTGCAACGGATTTTCGGTTTCCGCACGCGGTTGTACCTGACCTGGGCGGCGATGTTCGGCTTGTTCGCGAGTTTCTTCCTGAGCTTCGACCTGAAGTTCTCGATCATTCTCGACAAACTGCCAAACCTGATCGGCTTGCACCTGGCGCCCAACGGCTTTCTGCAAGGCGCGGCGCTGACGTTGTTCTTGTGCCTGTGCTCGATTGTGGCGTCGTCGCTGCTGGGCTTCATCACCGCCCTGGCCCGACTGTCGAAAAGTGCCGTAGCGTTCGGCATCGCAAGCTTCTATGCCTCGTTCTTTCGCGGCACACCGCTGCTGATCCAGATTCTGCTGATCTACCTCGGCCTGCCGCAACTCGGCGTCGTGCCGGGCGCCATCGCCGCCGGCATCATCGCTCTGTCGCTGAACTACGGCGCCTACCTGAGCGAAATCTTCCGCGCCGGCATCCTCGGCGTCCCCCACGGCCAACGCGAAGCGTCGCTGGCCCTGGGCATGCGCGAAACCGTGATCTTCTGGCGCGTCACCCTGCCCCAGGCCATGCGCACCATCATCCCGCCCACCACCAACCAGTTCATCTCCATGCTCAAGGACTCGTCACTGATCTCGGTGATGGGGGTTTGGGAAGTGATGTTCCTGGCGCAGTCGTATGGGCGCTCGAGCTATCGCTATATCGAAATGCTGACAACGGCGGCGATTATTTATTGGCTGATGTCGATTGGCTTGGAGCTGATTCAGGCGCGGATGGAGCGGCATTACGGGAAGGCGTATTTGAGCCGTAGCCAGGTTTAA
- the aspA gene encoding aspartate ammonia-lyase, translating to MSSAASFRTEKDLLGVLEVPAQAYYGIQTLRAVNNFRLSGVPISHYPKLVVGLAMVKQAAADANRELGHLSEAKHAAISEACARLIRGDFHEEFVVDMIQGGAGTSTNMNANEVIANIALEAMGHSKGEYKYLHPNNDVNMAQSTNDAYPTAIRLGLLLGHDALLASLDSLIQSFAAKGEEFSHVLKMGRTQLQDAVPMTLGQEFRAFATTLSEDLARLKTLAPELLTEVNLGGTAIGTGINADPRYQALAVQRLALISGQPLVPAADLIEATSDMGAFVLFSGMLKRTAVKLSKICNDLRLLSSGPRTGINEINLPARQPGSSIMPGKVNPVIPEAVNQVAFQIIGNDLALTIAAEGGQLQLNVMEPLIAFKIFDSIRLLQRAMDMLREHCIVGITANEERCRELVEHSIGLVTALNPYIGYENATRIARVALESGRGVLELVREERLLDEEMLADILRPENMIAPRLVPLKA from the coding sequence ATGTCCTCCGCTGCATCTTTCCGCACAGAAAAAGACCTGCTTGGCGTACTCGAAGTACCTGCTCAAGCGTATTACGGCATCCAGACCCTGCGAGCGGTGAACAACTTCCGTCTCTCCGGTGTTCCGATTTCGCATTACCCGAAACTGGTTGTTGGTCTGGCGATGGTCAAGCAGGCCGCCGCTGACGCCAACCGCGAGCTGGGTCACCTGAGCGAAGCCAAGCACGCTGCCATCAGCGAAGCCTGTGCCCGATTGATCCGCGGCGATTTCCACGAAGAATTCGTGGTGGACATGATTCAAGGCGGTGCTGGCACTTCGACCAACATGAATGCCAACGAAGTCATCGCCAACATCGCGCTGGAGGCCATGGGCCACAGCAAGGGCGAATACAAGTACCTGCACCCGAACAACGACGTGAACATGGCGCAGTCGACCAACGACGCCTACCCGACCGCGATCCGTCTGGGTCTGCTACTGGGTCACGACGCTCTGCTGGCCAGCCTCGACAGCCTGATCCAGTCGTTTGCCGCCAAAGGTGAAGAATTCAGCCACGTTCTGAAGATGGGTCGTACCCAGCTGCAAGACGCCGTGCCGATGACCCTGGGCCAGGAATTCCGCGCCTTCGCCACCACCCTGAGCGAAGACCTGGCGCGCCTGAAGACCCTGGCGCCTGAGCTGCTGACCGAAGTGAACCTGGGCGGCACCGCGATCGGTACCGGCATCAACGCCGACCCGCGTTACCAGGCCCTGGCCGTTCAGCGTCTGGCCCTGATCAGCGGTCAACCGCTGGTGCCGGCTGCCGACCTGATCGAAGCCACCTCCGACATGGGCGCTTTCGTGCTGTTCTCCGGCATGCTCAAGCGCACCGCGGTCAAGCTGTCGAAGATCTGCAACGACCTGCGCCTGCTGTCCAGCGGCCCACGCACCGGCATCAACGAAATCAACCTGCCAGCGCGTCAGCCAGGCAGCTCGATCATGCCAGGCAAGGTCAACCCGGTAATTCCGGAAGCCGTTAACCAGGTAGCGTTCCAGATCATCGGCAACGACCTGGCCCTGACCATCGCGGCCGAAGGCGGCCAGCTGCAACTGAACGTGATGGAACCGCTGATCGCGTTCAAGATCTTCGACTCGATCCGCCTGCTGCAACGCGCCATGGACATGCTGCGCGAACACTGCATCGTCGGCATCACCGCCAACGAAGAGCGCTGCCGTGAACTGGTCGAGCACTCGATCGGCCTGGTCACCGCGCTGAACCCGTACATCGGCTATGAAAACGCCACCCGCATTGCCCGTGTCGCCCTCGAAAGCGGCCGCGGTGTGCTGGAACTGGTGCGCGAAGAACGCTTGCTCGACGAAGAAATGCTCGCCGACATCCTGCGCCCGGAAAACATGATTGCTCCGCGTCTGGTGCCTTTGAAGGCTTAA